Proteins encoded in a region of the Quercus lobata isolate SW786 chromosome 8, ValleyOak3.0 Primary Assembly, whole genome shotgun sequence genome:
- the LOC115955816 gene encoding uncharacterized protein LOC115955816, whose protein sequence is MIPASTNCLGWSLFHKELGFFFSGDKSRPCNRGGSGDFLPANGGRNRLARNNYGNQRKLRNFEILGDKLGNNVILRDSTKLNGRPTHAFTFKLTTENLALRVFKPEDGKRKCFKLKPKYTKYGPLKVETWIKPSDKDGLFNEKVQRPLIPSNTMQLQADSGPGKSGVLVRASRPILLPNIIGRSSSETRVVTANPKAQAKGLLAQSHALETGGLKPIHGSVDESSNAGGCMPMEVSCAPGAETDMERVRSSSEVDPDSSKDGEAL, encoded by the coding sequence ATGATTCCAGCAAGCACTAACTGTTTGGGGTGGTCTTTGTTTCACAAAGAGTTGGGTTTCTTCTTCTCCGGTGATAAATCAAGGCCATGTAACAGAGGAGGGAGCGGTGATTTTCTGCCAGCCAATGGTGGCCGGAATAGACTAGCTAGGAATAATTATGGGAACCAACGGAAACTTaggaattttgaaattttgggagaTAAATTGGGTAATAATGTGATTCTTAGAGATTCTACCAAATTAAATGGTAGACCCACACATGCATTTACTTTTAAGTTGACTACTGAGAACTTGGCTTTGAGAGTTTTTAAACCTGAAGATGGGAAGAGAAAGTGCTTTAAGCTAAAGCCCAAGTATACTAAGTATGGGCCTTTAAAGGTAGAAACCTGGATTAAGCCCAGTGATAAGGATGGGCTCTTTAATGAAAAGGTGCAAAGGCCTCTTATTCCCTCTAATACTATGCAATTGCAAGCTGATTCTGGGCCTGGGAAAAGTGGAGTCTTGGTCAGAGCAAGCCGCCCCATTCTATTACCAAACATAATTGGGAGAAGCTCATCCGAAACTAGAGTGGTCACGGCAAATCCTAAAGCTCAAGCTAAAGGGCTTTTAGCCCAATCTCATGCGCTGGAGACTGGGGGTCTGAAGCCGATACATGGGAGCGTCGATGAGAGCTCGAACGCTGGTGGGTGCATGCCAATGGAAGTTTCCTGTGCACCGGGGGCCGAGACAGACATGGAAAGAGTGCGTAGCTCGTCCGAGGTGGATCCCGACTCTAGCAAGGATGGTGAGGCACTCTGA